In a single window of the Nicotiana tomentosiformis chromosome 10, ASM39032v3, whole genome shotgun sequence genome:
- the LOC104092594 gene encoding cytochrome P450 98A2-like has protein sequence MALYFIFISITLIFLAHKLYHRLRFKLPPGPRPLPVVGNLYDIKPVRFRCFADWAKTYGPIFSVYFGSQLNVVVTTAELAKEVLKENDQNLADRFRTRPANNLSRNGMDLIWADYGPHYVKVRKLCNLELFTPKRLEALRPIREDEVTAMVENIFKDCTKPDNTGKSLLMREYLGSVAFNNITRLTFGKRFMNSKGEIDEQGQEFKGIVSNGIKIGGKLPLAEYVPWLRWFFSMENEALVKHSARRDRLTRMIMDEHTLARKKTGDTKQHFVDALLTLQKQYDLSDDTVIGLLWDMITAGMDTTTITVEWAMAELVKNPRVQQKAQEELDRVIGTDRIMSETDFSKLPYLQCVAKEALRLHPPTPLMLPHKASASVKIGGYDIPKGSIVHVNVWAVARDPAVWKNPLEFRPERFLEEDVDMKGHDYRLLPFGAGRRVCPGAQLAINLVTSMLGHLLHHFTWAPPPGVNPENIDLEESPGTVTYMKNPIQAIPTPRLPAHLYGRVPVDM, from the exons ATGGCTCTATATTTTATATTCATATCCATAACCCTAATTTTTCTAGCGCATAAACTCTACCACCGTCTTAGATTCAAACTACCACCAGGTCCACGGCCGTTACCGGTGGTCGGAAACCTCTACGACATAAAACCGGTGAGATTCCGGTGCTTTGCCGATTGGGCCAAAACTTATGGCCCGATTTTCTCAGTATACTTTGGGTCACAGCTAAATGTTGTGGTAACAACAGCTGAATTAGCTAAAGAAGTATTGAAAGAAAATGACCAGAATTTAGCAGATAGATTTAGGACTAGACCTGCAAATAATTTGAGCAGAAATGGGATGGATTTGATTTGGGCTGATTATGGGCCTCATTATGTGAAAGTAAGGAAGCTCTGTAATCTTGAGCTTTTTACTCCTAAAAGACTTGAAGCTCTTAGACCTATTAGAGAAGACGAAGTTACTGCCATGGTTGAAAACATTTTCAAGGATTGTACTAAGCCTG ATAACACAGGTAAAAGCCTGTTGATGAGGGAGTACTTGGGATCAGTAGCATTCAACAACATTACAAGGTTAACATTTGGTAAAAGGTTCATGAACTCAAAAGGTGAGATTGATGAACAAGGTCAGGAATTCAAGGGCATTGTCTCTAATGGCATCAAAATTGGCGGAAAGCTTCCCTTGGCAGAGTATGTTCCATGGCTCCGTTGGTTTTTCTCAATGGAAAACGAGGCACTCGTGAAACACTCTGCACGTAGAGACCGGTTAACAAGAATGATCATGGACGAACACACACTGGCTCGCAAGAAAACTGGTGATACTAAGCAGCATTTCGTCGATGCATTGCTTACTCTTCAGAAGCAGTATGATCTTAGTGATGATACTGTTATTGGCCTCCTCTGG GATATGATTACAGCAGGAATGGACACAACAACCATAACAGTGGAATGGGCAATGGCAGAGTTAGTTAAGAACCCAAGAGTGCAACAAAAAGCTCAAGAGGAGCTTGACAGGGTAATTGGAACGGATCGAATCATGTCAGAAACCGATTTCTCTAAACTTCCTTACCTCCAATGTGTAGCCAAGGAAGCTCTAAGGTTGCACCCTCCAACTCCCCTAATGCTTCCTCATAAGGCCAGTGCCAGTGTCAAAATTGGTGGTTATGACATTCCTAAGGGGTCCATCGTGCACGTGAACGTTTGGGCTGTTGCTCGTGATCCAGCCGTGTGGAAGAACCCGTTGGAGTTCAGACCAGAACGCTTCCTTGAGGAAGACGTTGACATGAAGGGTCACGACTATCGGTTATTGCCTTTTGGTGCAGGAAGGCGTGTTTGCCCCGGTGCACAACTTGCTATCAACTTGGTCACATCTATGTTGGGTCATTTGTTGCATCATTTTACGTGGGCTCCGCCCCCGGGGGTTAACCCGGAGAATATTGACTTGGAGGAGAGCCCTGGAACAGTAACTTACATGAAAAATCCAATACAAGCTATTCCTACTCCAAGATTGCCTGCACACTTGTATGGACGTGTGCCAGTGGATATGTAA